From the genome of Vicia villosa cultivar HV-30 ecotype Madison, WI linkage group LG2, Vvil1.0, whole genome shotgun sequence, one region includes:
- the LOC131648905 gene encoding uncharacterized protein LOC131648905 → MADPLNNTSKAEAVHTVDSDLEINKDEQGFAKNTNVTEDVNDIDNNEHPKANTETDTNVVDLDEYSDDELLTSSNPNVANRLITTRKGKAVVQGSLKRSTQVNNPAKDVVKKKSTSAGPVKSKAITKSKVVGPSKTLSKVIPKKRKEREIVEPKSDVEVNVPDIPSRKKPTTSKLTASTPEVPIDNVSFHYASSASRWKYILQKRLAVERELDPNYLENKEVLELIQEAGLLKTVCNLPKCYEKLVKEFVVNLSEDCGNSRSADYIKVSVRGKCVSFSPSVINKFMGRTDEAQTELEVTDN, encoded by the coding sequence ATGGCTGATCCCCTCAATAACACTAGTAAGGCTGAGGCTGTTCACACCGTTGATAGTGACCTAGAAATCAACAAGGATGAACAAGGGTTTGCTAAGAATACCAATGTTACTGAGGATGTCAATGACATCGACAATAATGAGCACCCTAAGGCCAATACTGAAACTGATACTAATGTGGTAGACTTAGATGAGTACTCTGACGATGAATTACTTACCTCCTCGAATCCTAATGTAGCCAACAGGCTAATAACAACAAGAAAAGGAAAAGCTGTTGTCCAAGGATCACTTAAAAGGAGCACTCAAGTGAACAACCCTGCCAAAGACGTTGTCAAGAAGAAGAGTACTTCTGCAGGTCCTGTCAAGAGCAAAGCTATAACCAAGAGTAAAGTGGTTGGTCCATCGAAAACTTTAAGCAAGGTcattccaaagaaaagaaaggagcgGGAAATTGTTGAACCTAAATCTGATGTTGAAGTGAATGTCCCTGACATTCCATCAAGGAAGAAGCCTACAACCAGTAAGCTTACTGCAAGTACTCCTGAAGTTCCCATTGATAATGTGTCTTTCCACTATGCTTCTAGTGCCAGCAGATGGAAGTATATTCTCCAAAAGAGATTGGCTGTTGAAAGGGAATTGGATCCAAATTATCTTGAGAACAAGGAGGTCTTAGAGCTGATTCAAGAAGCTGGACTACTAAAAACTGTTTGCAATCTTCCCAAATGTTATGAGAAACTGGTCAAAGAATTTGTGGTGAACCTATCTGAAGATTGTGGCAACAGCAGGAGTGCAGACTACATAAAGGTGTCTGTAAGAGGTAAGTGTGTATCGTTCTCTCCTTCTGTGATTAATAAATTCATGGGAAGAACAGATGAAGCTCAAACCGAGCTGGAAGTAACAGACAACTAA